In one Nocardia tengchongensis genomic region, the following are encoded:
- a CDS encoding o-succinylbenzoate synthase, whose amino-acid sequence MSDSAVDFDSAVVYAIPMRTRFRGITVREGLLLPGAAGWGEFCAFPEYDDREAAAWLATAVEQAAVGWPEPVRDRVPVNCIVPAVGPEQAHRIVAESGCRTAKVKVADHPDSLGEDLERVAAVRDALGPDGAVRVDANGLWDVDTAIDRIVRIDRAAGGLEYVEQPCRTIEELAAVRKRVDVRIAADESIRRAEDPLRVAVAGAADVAVLKCTPLGGVRRALEVADAAGLPCLVSSALETSVGLAAQVALAGALPHLDFACGLDTLSLLTGDVVTTPLRPVDGWLEVPRTPPAPDPELLERYRHPDAERTQWWLQRLARVRKLLP is encoded by the coding sequence GTGAGCGACAGCGCGGTGGATTTCGACTCGGCGGTGGTCTACGCGATTCCGATGCGAACCCGGTTCCGGGGGATCACGGTGCGCGAGGGCCTGCTGCTCCCCGGCGCCGCCGGATGGGGCGAGTTCTGCGCGTTCCCGGAGTACGACGATCGGGAGGCGGCGGCCTGGCTGGCCACCGCGGTCGAGCAGGCGGCGGTGGGATGGCCGGAGCCGGTGCGGGATCGGGTGCCGGTGAACTGCATCGTGCCCGCGGTCGGGCCGGAGCAGGCGCACCGGATCGTGGCCGAATCGGGCTGCCGGACCGCGAAGGTGAAGGTCGCCGACCACCCGGACTCCCTGGGCGAGGACCTGGAGCGGGTCGCGGCGGTGCGCGACGCGCTGGGGCCGGACGGGGCGGTGCGGGTCGACGCCAACGGCCTCTGGGATGTGGATACCGCCATCGACCGGATCGTGCGGATCGACCGGGCCGCAGGCGGTTTGGAGTACGTCGAGCAGCCGTGCCGGACGATCGAGGAACTCGCGGCCGTGCGCAAACGCGTGGACGTGCGCATCGCGGCCGACGAGTCCATCCGGCGGGCCGAGGATCCGCTGCGCGTGGCGGTGGCGGGCGCGGCGGACGTGGCGGTGCTGAAATGCACTCCGCTGGGCGGGGTCCGGCGGGCGCTCGAGGTCGCCGACGCCGCGGGACTGCCGTGCCTGGTGTCGTCGGCGCTGGAGACCAGCGTCGGGCTGGCCGCGCAGGTCGCCCTCGCCGGGGCCCTCCCCCATCTCGATTTCGCCTGTGGCCTGGACACTTTGTCGCTGCTCACCGGGGATGTGGTGACCACGCCGCTGCGTCCGGTGGACGGCTGGCTGGAGGTGCCCCGCACGCCCCCGGCGCCGGACCCCGAACTGCTCGAGCGCTACCGCCACCCCGACGCCGAGCGCACCCAGTGGTGGCTCCAGCGCCTGGCCCGGGTCCGGAAGCTGCTGCCCTAG
- a CDS encoding DUF2786 domain-containing protein, which yields MSSQDKMLTRIGGLLRQAESTDNEHEAEAFLAAAQRLATGSSVDLAVARAHIANRERRPTPAQRVIPIGEPGKRGLRTYVQLFVAIAAANDVRCDVARSSTTVYAYGFDTDIDTCAALYASLLVQMVRASDHYIKSGAYKTATTQKAVVERRHGRTVQRPVEVPVAAVTARLNFQMAFAARIGRRLAEVKAEVESAAVRADAVGSAPTGTALALRNKELELTDYYSRTSEARGTWQGPQASAGYSAAARRAGDRAGKAARLGSSAELGGARGQLTRGPGE from the coding sequence ATGTCTTCTCAGGACAAGATGTTGACGCGGATCGGGGGGCTGCTGCGGCAGGCCGAATCGACCGACAACGAGCACGAGGCCGAGGCCTTTCTGGCCGCCGCGCAACGGCTCGCGACCGGGTCCTCGGTGGATCTGGCGGTGGCGCGGGCGCATATCGCCAACCGGGAACGCCGGCCCACGCCCGCTCAACGAGTGATCCCGATCGGGGAGCCCGGAAAGCGCGGTCTGCGCACGTATGTGCAGCTGTTCGTGGCCATCGCCGCCGCCAATGACGTGCGCTGTGATGTGGCCCGCAGTTCGACCACCGTGTACGCCTACGGTTTCGACACCGATATCGACACCTGCGCGGCGCTGTACGCGAGCCTGCTGGTGCAGATGGTGCGCGCCTCCGACCACTACATCAAATCGGGTGCGTACAAGACGGCCACCACGCAGAAGGCGGTGGTGGAGCGCCGACACGGCCGCACCGTGCAGCGGCCCGTGGAGGTGCCGGTCGCCGCGGTGACCGCGCGCCTGAACTTTCAGATGGCCTTCGCCGCCCGCATCGGCCGCCGCTTGGCGGAGGTCAAGGCGGAGGTGGAGAGCGCGGCGGTGCGCGCCGACGCCGTCGGATCCGCGCCCACCGGAACGGCTCTGGCCTTGCGGAACAAGGAACTCGAGTTGACCGACTACTACTCCCGCACCTCCGAGGCGCGCGGTACCTGGCAGGGTCCGCAGGCTTCGGCGGGGTATTCGGCGGCCGCCCGGCGCGCCGGGGACCGCGCGGGCAAGGCGGCGCGCCTGGGCAGTTCCGCGGAGCTGGGCGGTGCGCGCGGGCAGTTGACCCGCGGGCCGGGCGAATAG
- a CDS encoding thiolase family protein yields MRDAVIVEAVRTPIGKGKATGALHGVHPADLLAHSLREVVRRSEIDPALIDDVIGGVVTQVGEQGSNLTRRAALAAGYPESVPATTVDRQCGSSQQAIHFAAQGVIAGAYDIVVAAGVESMSRVPMGANLIGAEDIAGVGFAERYPEGLVPQGISAELIAAKWGLTRTQLDEFALASHEKAAAATKNGAFEAQLSPFNGLSEDEGIRVGSTLESLAALRPAFYSEEMAARFPQIGWNITAANASQINDGSAATLIMTSERAAQLGLRPLARLHSFAVAGDDPLLMLTAVIPATRKVLQRSGLDLADIDLFEVNEAFSSVVLAWARETGADLSKVNVNGGAIALGHPLGASGARLATTLVHAMHDRGARYGLQTMCEAGGLANATVYERL; encoded by the coding sequence ATGAGAGACGCAGTCATCGTCGAGGCCGTCCGCACCCCCATCGGCAAGGGCAAGGCCACCGGCGCCCTGCACGGCGTGCACCCCGCCGACCTGCTCGCCCACAGCCTGCGGGAGGTGGTCCGGCGCAGCGAGATCGATCCGGCGCTGATCGACGACGTGATCGGCGGCGTGGTCACCCAGGTCGGCGAACAGGGCTCCAACCTCACCCGCCGCGCCGCCCTCGCCGCCGGATACCCGGAGTCGGTTCCCGCCACCACGGTGGACCGGCAGTGCGGCAGCAGCCAGCAGGCCATCCACTTCGCCGCCCAGGGCGTCATCGCCGGGGCCTACGACATCGTGGTGGCCGCGGGCGTGGAATCCATGAGCCGGGTTCCCATGGGCGCCAACCTGATCGGCGCCGAGGACATCGCCGGCGTCGGCTTCGCCGAACGGTATCCCGAGGGCCTGGTGCCGCAGGGCATCAGCGCCGAACTCATCGCGGCCAAGTGGGGCCTGACCCGCACCCAGCTCGACGAGTTCGCCCTGGCCAGCCACGAAAAGGCCGCTGCCGCAACCAAGAACGGCGCTTTCGAAGCCCAGCTCTCCCCCTTCAACGGTCTCTCCGAAGACGAGGGCATCCGCGTGGGCAGCACGCTCGAGAGCCTGGCCGCGCTGCGCCCCGCCTTCTACAGCGAGGAGATGGCCGCCCGCTTCCCGCAGATCGGCTGGAACATCACCGCCGCCAATGCCAGCCAGATCAACGACGGCAGCGCCGCCACCCTCATCATGACCAGCGAACGCGCCGCCCAGCTCGGCCTACGCCCGCTGGCCCGGCTGCACAGCTTCGCCGTCGCCGGCGACGACCCGCTGCTGATGCTGACCGCGGTCATCCCCGCGACCCGAAAGGTGTTGCAGCGCTCCGGACTCGACCTCGCCGACATCGACCTCTTCGAAGTCAACGAGGCCTTCTCCTCCGTCGTCCTGGCCTGGGCCCGGGAAACCGGCGCCGACCTGTCCAAGGTCAACGTCAACGGCGGCGCCATCGCCCTCGGCCACCCCCTGGGCGCCTCCGGAGCCCGCCTGGCCACCACCCTCGTCCACGCCATGCACGACCGCGGCGCCCGCTACGGCCTGCAAACCATGTGCGAGGCCGGCGGTCTGGCCAACGCCACCGTCTACGAACGCCTCTGA
- a CDS encoding TIGR04338 family metallohydrolase gives MAVRDAQRSLVYDAEGLVRGMFERADEFGTRTVELHGSHLTLPVERRFASVESVQSYTERVLALNWVRAQWERAALPVTVRARAGAKAAHYESAGAVLAIPLHAGGSAWALRELVILHELAHHLDPEPTEVAPHGPQFCARYLELVDGVIGPEAALLLRTTMYSCGVRIA, from the coding sequence ATGGCGGTCCGGGATGCGCAACGGTCCCTGGTGTACGACGCCGAGGGGCTGGTGCGCGGAATGTTCGAGCGCGCCGACGAATTCGGGACGCGGACGGTGGAATTGCACGGTTCGCACCTGACTTTGCCGGTCGAGCGGCGGTTCGCGTCGGTGGAATCGGTGCAGTCGTACACCGAACGGGTGCTGGCGCTGAATTGGGTGCGCGCGCAGTGGGAACGGGCGGCGCTGCCGGTGACGGTGCGGGCGCGGGCCGGGGCGAAGGCCGCCCACTACGAATCGGCGGGGGCGGTGCTCGCGATTCCGCTACACGCCGGTGGAAGTGCCTGGGCGCTGCGCGAATTGGTGATCTTGCACGAGCTGGCTCACCACCTGGATCCGGAACCGACCGAGGTGGCGCCGCACGGCCCCCAATTCTGTGCCCGCTACCTGGAATTGGTGGACGGTGTCATCGGCCCGGAAGCCGCCCTGCTGCTGCGGACCACGATGTACTCGTGTGGAGTCCGCATCGCCTGA
- a CDS encoding carbohydrate ABC transporter permease — protein MGVSARAWVFVTPVLLALAVVIGYPVVRALIMSFQKDSGLDKATGMFVEGGGAGFSNYTHWLLEQCTNSLGETVDCPTGNLGSQFWTAIGVTLLFTVVTVALEATIGLGMAVIMGKTFKGRALLRAAVLIPWAIPTAVTARLWEFMFQYDGVVNRLFGTHILWTADPWPARFAVIAADVWKTTPFMALLILAGLQVIPEDVYEAARVDGASAWQRFWNITMPLLKPALLVAVLFRTMDALRMYDLPAIMTQSNPATRTISMLVVDQVRQGPNSASALSVITFLLIFTVAFFLVKVLGANAVRTQEEQREAH, from the coding sequence TTGGGCGTCTCAGCCCGCGCCTGGGTGTTCGTCACCCCGGTGCTGCTCGCCCTGGCCGTGGTCATCGGGTACCCGGTGGTCCGGGCCCTGATCATGTCCTTCCAGAAGGACTCCGGCCTGGACAAGGCCACCGGCATGTTCGTCGAGGGCGGCGGCGCGGGCTTCAGCAACTACACCCACTGGCTGCTCGAGCAGTGCACCAACTCACTCGGTGAGACGGTGGACTGCCCGACCGGCAACCTGGGCTCGCAGTTCTGGACCGCCATCGGCGTCACCCTGCTGTTCACCGTGGTGACGGTCGCGCTGGAGGCCACCATCGGCCTCGGCATGGCGGTCATCATGGGCAAGACCTTCAAGGGCCGCGCCCTGCTGCGCGCCGCCGTGCTCATCCCGTGGGCCATCCCGACCGCCGTCACGGCGCGGTTGTGGGAGTTCATGTTCCAGTACGACGGCGTGGTGAACCGCCTGTTCGGCACCCACATCCTGTGGACCGCCGACCCGTGGCCCGCCCGCTTCGCGGTGATCGCCGCCGACGTGTGGAAGACCACCCCGTTCATGGCGCTGCTGATTCTCGCGGGCCTGCAGGTGATTCCGGAGGACGTGTACGAGGCCGCACGCGTCGACGGCGCGTCCGCCTGGCAGCGCTTCTGGAACATCACCATGCCGCTGTTGAAACCCGCTCTGCTGGTGGCGGTTCTGTTCCGCACCATGGACGCGCTGCGCATGTACGACCTGCCCGCGATCATGACCCAGTCCAACCCGGCCACCCGCACCATCTCCATGCTGGTGGTGGATCAGGTGCGCCAGGGCCCCAACAGCGCTTCGGCGTTGTCGGTGATCACCTTCCTGCTCATCTTCACCGTG
- the ugpC gene encoding ABC transporter ATP-binding protein has product MATVTFDQATRLYPGSGTPAVDALNLEIADGEFLVLVGPSGCGKSTSLRMLAGLEEVSHGRILIGDSDVTHAEPKERDIAMVFQNYALYPHMSVAENMGFALKMAKVSKEERQQRVLEAAKLLDLEPYLDRKPKALSGGQRQRVAMGRAIVRSPQVFLMDEPLSNLDAKLRVQTRTQIAQLQRRLGTTTVYVTHDQVEAMTMGDRVAVLKDGLLQQCASPRDLYRNPANLFVAGFMGSPAMNLFTLPVAGGSVTLGGCPLPLPRSVAAQAGERVVVGIRPEHLELVGTGAGIAMEVDVVEELGSDAYIYGRTLGDGETIVARADWRHPPVKGARLALVADAEHTYFFHPEDGRRLN; this is encoded by the coding sequence ATGGCAACGGTCACTTTCGACCAGGCCACCCGGCTGTACCCCGGCTCGGGCACGCCCGCCGTCGACGCACTGAACCTGGAGATCGCCGACGGCGAGTTCCTGGTGCTCGTCGGGCCTTCGGGCTGCGGCAAGTCCACCTCGCTGCGCATGCTCGCGGGGCTCGAGGAGGTGAGCCACGGCCGAATCCTGATCGGGGACTCCGACGTCACGCACGCCGAGCCCAAGGAACGCGATATCGCCATGGTGTTCCAGAACTACGCGCTCTACCCGCACATGAGCGTGGCCGAGAACATGGGCTTCGCACTGAAGATGGCCAAGGTGTCCAAGGAGGAGCGGCAGCAGCGGGTGCTCGAGGCGGCCAAGCTGCTCGACCTGGAGCCCTACCTGGACCGCAAGCCCAAGGCTCTGTCCGGCGGTCAGCGCCAGCGTGTCGCCATGGGCCGCGCCATCGTGCGCTCGCCGCAGGTGTTCCTGATGGACGAGCCGCTGTCCAACCTGGACGCCAAGCTGCGCGTGCAGACCCGCACCCAGATCGCCCAGTTGCAGCGCCGGCTCGGCACCACCACCGTCTACGTCACCCACGACCAGGTCGAGGCCATGACCATGGGCGACCGGGTGGCCGTGCTCAAGGACGGCCTGCTGCAGCAGTGCGCGTCCCCGCGCGACCTGTACCGGAACCCGGCCAACCTGTTCGTCGCCGGCTTCATGGGCTCGCCCGCCATGAACCTGTTCACGCTGCCGGTCGCCGGCGGCTCGGTCACCCTCGGCGGCTGCCCGCTGCCGCTGCCGCGGTCGGTGGCCGCGCAGGCCGGTGAGCGCGTGGTGGTCGGCATCCGGCCCGAGCACCTGGAACTGGTCGGCACCGGCGCCGGGATCGCCATGGAGGTGGATGTGGTCGAGGAGCTCGGCTCCGACGCCTACATCTACGGCCGCACCCTCGGTGACGGGGAAACCATTGTGGCGCGTGCCGATTGGCGCCACCCGCCGGTCAAGGGCGCCCGTCTCGCCCTGGTGGCCGACGCCGAGCACACCTACTTCTTCCACCCGGAGGACGGACGCCGCCTGAACTGA
- a CDS encoding ABC transporter substrate-binding protein encodes MALKKVSSLRSTLVPRAVLAVTSAALLTATFASGCSSSSGGNGSTGENLTGRGPITYVEGKDTTETGAVKQLVERWNAAHPDEKVTFKEQSNDASQQYDDLKQHMQAKASDYDVVALDVPWTAEFAAKGWIQPLKDSFAIDTSTLLSPPVASATYNGTLYAAPRNTNGGLLFYRKDLTPEPPKTWAEMISMCPKAKEAGIGCYAGQLAPYEGLTVNTAEVINAFGGSFVGADGKTPTVNSPQAKAGLTTLVDAYKNGDIPKEGISFKEPESQNAFVTGKLMFMRGWPSSYGDAGSDASSVKDKFGVAPLPGKDGVGASTLGGYNAAISAFSKNKATALDFLRFLISEDAQHIVASGALPSVRASVYDDPALIAKMPYLPALKESIASAVPRPVTPFYPAVSKAIQDNAYAALTGSKSVDDAIAGMQKGIETAGS; translated from the coding sequence ATGGCTTTGAAGAAGGTGTCCTCTCTACGTTCGACGTTGGTGCCGCGTGCCGTGTTGGCCGTGACCTCGGCGGCGCTGCTGACGGCGACGTTCGCCAGCGGCTGCTCGAGCAGCTCCGGCGGGAACGGCTCGACCGGTGAGAACCTCACCGGCCGTGGCCCGATCACCTATGTGGAGGGCAAGGACACCACCGAGACCGGTGCGGTGAAGCAGCTCGTCGAGCGCTGGAACGCCGCCCACCCGGACGAGAAGGTGACGTTCAAGGAGCAGTCCAACGACGCCTCCCAGCAGTACGACGACCTCAAGCAGCACATGCAGGCCAAGGCGTCGGACTACGACGTGGTCGCCCTGGACGTGCCGTGGACCGCGGAGTTCGCCGCCAAGGGCTGGATCCAGCCGCTGAAGGACTCCTTCGCGATCGACACCTCCACCCTGCTGTCGCCGCCGGTCGCCTCGGCCACCTACAACGGCACCCTCTACGCCGCGCCCCGCAACACCAACGGCGGGCTGCTGTTCTACCGTAAGGACCTGACTCCCGAGCCGCCCAAGACCTGGGCCGAGATGATCTCGATGTGCCCGAAGGCCAAGGAAGCCGGAATCGGCTGCTACGCAGGCCAGTTGGCGCCCTACGAAGGTCTGACCGTGAACACCGCCGAGGTCATCAACGCCTTCGGCGGCAGCTTCGTCGGCGCCGACGGCAAGACCCCGACCGTGAACAGCCCGCAGGCCAAGGCCGGTCTGACCACGCTGGTCGACGCCTACAAGAACGGTGACATCCCGAAGGAAGGCATCTCCTTCAAGGAGCCGGAGTCGCAGAACGCCTTCGTCACCGGCAAGCTCATGTTCATGCGCGGCTGGCCGTCCTCCTACGGTGACGCCGGCTCGGACGCCTCCTCGGTGAAGGACAAGTTCGGGGTCGCCCCGCTGCCCGGCAAGGACGGCGTCGGCGCCTCCACCCTGGGTGGCTACAACGCCGCGATCAGCGCCTTCTCCAAGAACAAGGCCACCGCGCTGGACTTCCTGCGCTTCCTGATCAGCGAGGACGCCCAGCACATCGTGGCCTCAGGCGCACTGCCGTCGGTCCGGGCCTCGGTGTACGACGACCCGGCGCTGATCGCCAAGATGCCGTATCTTCCCGCCCTGAAGGAATCCATCGCCTCCGCGGTGCCGCGGCCGGTGACCCCCTTCTACCCGGCGGTGTCGAAGGCCATCCAGGACAACGCCTATGCTGCGTTGACCGGAAGCAAGTCGGTCGACGATGCCATCGCAGGCATGCAGAAGGGCATCGAGACCGCCGGATCGTAG
- a CDS encoding helix-turn-helix domain-containing protein codes for MSAVLEGKLSDLSSWKPQGCSIAKAMDIVGTRSAVLILRESYYGTTRFDGFAARVGITDAAASSALRKLVEAGLLEKRPYREEGMRTRNEYVLTQMGLDLLPAVVALWQWGDKYLQDGPAPLERLEDSTGEPVRAELRSASGNQVPLENLRIRVNDEWRREARRHS; via the coding sequence ATGTCGGCCGTACTGGAAGGAAAACTCAGCGACCTGAGCTCGTGGAAGCCGCAGGGCTGTTCGATCGCCAAGGCGATGGACATCGTCGGCACCCGCTCGGCCGTGCTGATCCTGCGCGAGTCGTACTACGGCACGACGCGCTTCGACGGGTTCGCGGCGCGGGTGGGGATCACCGACGCGGCCGCCTCCAGCGCCCTGCGCAAGCTCGTCGAGGCCGGGCTGCTCGAGAAGCGGCCCTATCGGGAAGAGGGCATGCGCACCCGCAACGAGTACGTGCTCACGCAGATGGGACTGGATCTGCTGCCCGCGGTCGTCGCGCTGTGGCAGTGGGGCGACAAGTACCTGCAGGACGGGCCCGCGCCGCTGGAGCGGCTCGAGGATTCGACCGGCGAGCCGGTCCGCGCGGAACTGCGCAGCGCCTCGGGAAACCAGGTGCCCTTGGAGAACCTGCGTATCCGGGTGAACGACGAATGGCGGCGGGAAGCCCGCCGCCATTCGTGA